In one Zalophus californianus isolate mZalCal1 chromosome 10, mZalCal1.pri.v2, whole genome shotgun sequence genomic region, the following are encoded:
- the MYOG gene encoding myogenin, with protein sequence MELYETSPYFYQEPHFYDGENYLPVHLQAFEPPGYERTELSLSPEARGPLEDKGLGTPEHCLGQCLPWACKVCKRKSVSVDRRRAATLREKRRLKKVNEAFEALKRSTLLNPNQRLPKVEILRSAIQYIERLQALLSSLNQEERDLRYRGGGGPQPGVPSECSSHSASCSPEWGSTLEFGPNTGDHLLTADPTDAHNLHSLTSIVDSITVEDVSVAFPDETIPN encoded by the exons ATGGAGCTCTATGAGACATCCCCCTACTTCTACCAGGAACCCCACTTCTATGACGGGGAGAACTACCTGCCCGTCCACCTCCAGGCCTTTGAGCCACCAGGCTATGAGCGGACTGAGCTCAGCCTGAGCCCCGAGGCCCGAGGGCCCCTTGAGGACAAGGGGCTGGGGACCCCCGAGCACTGCCTGGGCCAGTGCCTGCCGTGGGCGTGCAAGGTGTGCAAGAGGAAGTCGGTGTCGGTGGACCGGCGGCGTGCGGCCACACTGAGGGAGAAGCGCAGGCTCAAGAAGGTGAATGAGGCCTTCGAGGCTCTGAAGAGGAGCACCCTGCTCAACCCCAACCAGCGGCTGCCCAAGGTGGAGATCCTGCGCAGCGCCATCCAGTACATCGAGCGCCTGCAggccctgctcagctccctcAACCAGGAAGAGCGGGACCTCCGCTACCGAGGCGGGGGCGGGCCCCAGCCAGGG GTGCCCAGTGAATGCAGCTCCCACAGCGCCTCCTGCAGTCCAGAGTGGGGCAGCACACTGGAGTTTGGCCCCAACACAGGGG ATCACCTGCTCACAGCTGACCCTACGGATGCCCACAACCTGCACTCTCTCACCTCCATTGTGGACAGCATCACAGTGGAAGATGTCTCTGTGGCCTTTCCAGATGAAACCATACCTAACTGA